In one window of Nitrospira sp. DNA:
- a CDS encoding tRNA-dihydrouridine synthase, whose protein sequence is MSFWANLPQPILGLAPMDGVTDAAFRRVVASQGRPDITFTEFTNVNEICRGPDHLLESLIYSEAERPIVAQLYGKDPDQFYRAAQVVCELGFDGLDINMGCPSKSVAASGSGAALIKTPDLAHAIVRAARQGLEDWAAGQSIHSQGFKPSRIEFIHTLNHSRSGVPVVPRRLLPLSIKTRLGFDCVVVERWVEHLLEVRPEAITLHGRTLQQMYRGAADWSAIAEAGKRARGTGTLMLGNGDLNTLVDAMRRVAESNVQGVLVGRGTLGSPWFFREKEQARRVFSERGDLSAVPATAWEPQVSVSHRMQVMLDHARQYEAIAGLERFRSIRKHLGWYCKGFPHAAAMRGKMFGASNVQDVERIVAEFCQDLMQSERDASAPTPLAAQTSSISAA, encoded by the coding sequence ATGAGTTTCTGGGCGAATCTGCCACAGCCTATTCTCGGATTGGCGCCGATGGATGGTGTGACCGATGCCGCCTTCCGGCGCGTGGTGGCCTCGCAGGGACGCCCCGACATCACCTTTACCGAGTTCACCAACGTCAATGAGATTTGTCGTGGACCGGACCATCTGCTGGAGTCGTTGATTTATAGCGAGGCGGAACGGCCGATTGTGGCGCAGCTGTATGGGAAAGATCCGGATCAGTTTTATCGCGCCGCGCAGGTAGTCTGCGAGCTGGGGTTCGACGGGCTCGATATCAACATGGGCTGTCCGTCGAAAAGCGTCGCGGCATCAGGGTCGGGCGCCGCCTTGATCAAAACACCGGACTTGGCCCATGCGATCGTGCGCGCCGCCCGGCAGGGGCTGGAAGATTGGGCCGCCGGTCAGTCGATCCACAGCCAGGGATTTAAACCCTCGCGCATCGAATTCATTCATACGCTGAACCATAGCCGCTCCGGTGTGCCGGTCGTGCCGCGCCGGCTCCTGCCGCTGTCCATCAAAACGCGATTGGGGTTTGATTGTGTGGTGGTTGAGCGTTGGGTCGAACATTTGCTGGAGGTCCGTCCGGAGGCTATCACCCTGCACGGCCGGACGCTGCAGCAGATGTACCGGGGGGCGGCTGACTGGTCGGCCATCGCCGAGGCTGGCAAGCGTGCCCGTGGCACCGGCACGCTGATGCTGGGGAACGGCGATCTCAACACATTGGTCGATGCGATGCGACGCGTGGCTGAGAGTAACGTGCAGGGCGTGTTGGTCGGCCGAGGCACGTTGGGGTCGCCCTGGTTCTTTCGTGAAAAGGAGCAGGCCAGGCGGGTGTTCAGCGAGCGGGGAGACCTGTCTGCCGTACCCGCCACCGCGTGGGAACCGCAGGTCTCGGTGAGCCATCGCATGCAAGTCATGCTCGACCACGCCAGGCAGTATGAGGCGATTGCCGGACTGGAACGGTTCCGGTCCATTCGCAAACATCTGGGTTGGTACTGCAAAGGATTTCCCCATGCCGCGGCGATGCGCGGCAAGATGTTCGGAGCGTCCAACGTGCAGGACGTCGAGCGGATCGTGGCTGAGTTTTGTCAGGACCTCATGCAGTCGGAGCGGGACGCGTCTGCCCCCACTCCGCTTGCGGCACAGACCTCTTCCATCTCCGCCGCGTAG
- the maf gene encoding septum formation protein Maf, whose amino-acid sequence MRLILASTSPRRHELLTLLGLRFDVVAPPFVEQVVPNRSAEQQAVEFSAGKAKSCIELSPDALILGSDTLISLGSEVLGKPADLADAESMLRRMAGQVHKIFTAVALAGPGIESCEVQVATVSVTMKPLNEEALAAYLRTGDSLGKAGAYSIQGGGAALIERIEGDYTAAVGLPLRMVAEMLRKRGMACPVDVDQLYVRKPYPNWNRFNS is encoded by the coding sequence ATGCGATTGATTCTCGCCTCCACCTCGCCGAGACGGCACGAATTGTTGACCCTCCTGGGGTTGCGCTTCGATGTCGTGGCCCCCCCGTTTGTCGAGCAGGTGGTGCCGAATAGGTCCGCCGAGCAGCAGGCGGTAGAATTTTCGGCAGGCAAGGCCAAATCCTGCATCGAGCTGTCCCCCGATGCGCTCATCCTCGGCAGCGACACCCTGATCAGCCTTGGCTCGGAGGTGCTGGGAAAGCCGGCCGATTTGGCCGATGCTGAATCCATGCTCAGGCGTATGGCGGGACAGGTGCATAAAATTTTTACTGCGGTTGCACTGGCGGGACCCGGCATTGAGTCCTGTGAGGTTCAGGTCGCCACGGTATCGGTCACGATGAAACCCTTGAATGAAGAGGCCTTGGCCGCTTACCTGCGGACGGGGGACAGTCTGGGCAAGGCCGGCGCCTATTCCATTCAGGGTGGAGGTGCCGCACTGATCGAGCGGATCGAGGGCGATTACACGGCGGCCGTGGGATTGCCCCTTCGCATGGTCGCCGAGATGTTGCGCAAGCGTGGCATGGCCTGTCCGGTCGATGTCGATCAACTCTATGTTCGCAAGCCCTATCCCAACTGGAATCGGTTCAATTCGTAG